Within the Candidatus Eremiobacterota bacterium genome, the region ACCCGCTGCCGGCGGCGGTGCTGTTCGACCGGGACGGAACGCTCGTCGCGGACGTGCCCCACAACGCCGATCCGGCGCGCGTCGTGCCGATGCCGGGTGCGCGCGCGGCGCTCGACCGGTTGCGCGCCGCCGGCGTCGCGACCGCGATGATCTCGAATCAAAGCGGCGTGGGGCTCGGCTTGTTCACGCGCGAGGACGTCGACGCGGTGAACGCGCGCGTCGCCGCCGCGGTCGGAACGCTCGAGCCGGTCTTGGTCTGCACGCATCTCCCGGAAGAGCGCTGCTTCTGCCGCAAGCCGGCGCCCGGATTGGTCCACGACGCGGCGCGCGCGCTCGGCGTCGCACCGCGCGACTGCGTCGTCATCGGCGACATCGGCGCCGACGTCGAAGCCGCGCAGGCCGCCGGCGCGCGCGCGATCCTCGTTCCAACGCCGGTCACGCGCGCCGAAGAGATCGGCGCCGCCCCGCTCGTCGCCCGCGACTTGCACGAAGCCGTAAATTATATCTTGACCGATCGCGCGGCGAGCGCGCATCACGAGGCGCCGCCGTGAAACGCAACGTGTTAGCGGTGCGCCAGGACAACAACGGCGACGTCCTGCTGATGGGGCCGGCGTTGCGGGCGCTCGCGGCGCGCGCGACGCGGCTGACGCTCGTGTGCGGGCCGTCGGGCGAAGCGGCGGCCCGCGCGCTCCCCGGCATCGACGAGGTGATCGTCTTCGAAGCGGCGTGGATCGAGGCCGAACCGCAGCCGCTGCGGCGCGCGCACGCCGAGGCGTTCGTCGACCGCGTCGCGGCGCTGCGAATCGACGACGCGCTGATCTTCACCTCGTTCCACCAAAGCCCGCTCCCGGCGGCGCTGCTGCTGCGGATGGCCGGCGTGCCGCGCATCGGCGCGATCAGCGAAGACTATCCCGGCGCGCTGCTCGACGTGCGCCATCGCGGCGTCCCCGACGATCTGCACGAAGTCCAGCGCGCGCTCTCGCTCGCGCGCGCGGCGGGGTACGAGCTGCCGCCGCAGGACGAGGGCCGGCTCGCGATGCGGATCGCCGCGCGCAATCCGCTCGCGCAGCACGCGCCGTACGTCGTCGTCCATCCCGGCGCGACCGTTCCGGCGCGCGCGTGGAGCCCCGGCGCCAACCGCGCGCTCGTCGCCGCGCTCGCGGCGCGCGGCGAACGCGTCGTCGTCACCGGAAGTGCGGCGGAGCGCGAGCTGTGCGCGCACGTCGCGGACGGCGACGCGACGAATCTCGCCGGCGCGACGGACTTCGTCGAGCTCGCGCGCGTGATCGCCGACGCAAGCGCGATCGTCGTCGGCAACACCGGTGCGGCGCACGTCGCCGCTGCGGTCGGCACGCCGGTCGTCTCGCTGTTTCCGCCGACGATTCCGGCAGTGCGGTTCCACCCGTGGATGGTGCCGCACGTGCTGCTCGGCGACCAGCAGATCGCGTGCCGCGGCTGCCGCGCGCGCGTCTGCCCCTTCGAAGGTCAGCCGTGCCTGGGCGGCGTGCGCGTCGACGACGTGCTGGCGGCGCTCGCGGCGCTGCGCGCCGCTCGCGAGGTGCCCGCCTGATGCTGCTCACGAAGCCGCGCACCGCCGAGCATGAGCCGAAGAAGATCCTGCTCTGGCACGTGCACGGCTCGTACACGACCGCGCTCGTGCAAGGAATGCACACCTACTACATTCCGGTGCTCCCGGACCGCGGTCCCGACGGCCGCGGGCGCGCGCGCACGTGGGACTGGCCGGCGAACGCCGTCGAGGTGACGCCGCAGCAGTTGCGCGCGCTCGAGCTCGACCTGGTGGTTCTGCAACGGCCGCACGAGCTCGAGCTCGCCGCCGCGTGGCTCGGGCGCGTGCCGGGACGCGACCTGCGCACGATCTATCTCGAGCACAATGCGCCGCAGGGCCGGATCGCCGAGATGCGCCATCCGTTCGCCGACCGCGACGACGTCACGGTCGTGCACGTCACGCACTTCAACGATCTCTTCTGGGACTGCGGCACGACGCGCACGCGCGTCGTCGAGCACGGCGTCGTCGATTCGGGCTATCGCTACACCGGTGAGTTGCCGCGCGCCGCGGTCGCCATCAACGAGCCGCGCCGCCGCGGCCGCGTGACCGGCACCGATCTGCTCGAGCGTTTCGGCGCGGCGCTCCCGCTCGATCTGTTCGGGATCGGCGCGGGCGAGCTGGGCGGATGCGACGATCCGCCGCAGCAGGTGCTGCATCAGGAGATGGCGCGGCGGCGCGTCTATCTTCATCCGATGCGCTGGACCTCGCTCGGCCTGGCGCTGATCGAGGCGATGCAGCTCGGCATGCCGGTCGTCGCGCTGGCGACGACCGAAGCCGCCGAAGCGGTTCCGATGGGGTGCGGGACGATCTCGACCGACGTCGAGCGGCTGTGCGACGCGCTGCGCCGCTATGCCGCCGATCCGTCGCTCGCGCGGGCCGACGGCGAACGCGCGCGCGCGCATGCGCTCGCGCGGTACGGTCTGCCGCGTTTTCTCGACTCTTGGAACGCGCTTTTCGCGGAGGTGGTCGCGTGAAAATAAGCCTTGTCTCCGAACATGCGAGCCCGCTCGCGGTACTCGGCGGCGTCGACGCCGGCGGGCAGAACGTCCACGTCGCAGCGCTCGCCGCGGGGCTCGCCGCACTCGGCAACACCGTCACGGTGTACACGCGCCGCGACGATCCGAAGCTGCCGCGGCGCACCGCGATGGCGCGCGGAGTGATCGTCGAGCACATCGACGCCGGCCCGGCGCGGCCGATCCCGAAAGACGCGATCTACCCGCACGTGAAGGCGTTCGCGAAAGCGCTCGCGCGGGCGTGGGGCGACGACCGGCCCGACGCCGTCCACGCGCACTTCTGGATGAGCGGTTTGGCCGCGCTCGGCGCCGCGAAGCCGCTCGGCATCCCGGTCGTGCAGACGTTCCACGCGCTCGGCGTCGAGAAGCGCCGCCATCAAGGGAGCGCCGACACCTCGCCGGCCACGCGGCTCGCCGAGGAAGAACGGATCGTGCGCGACGCCGAGCGCATCGTCGCAACCTCGAGCGCCGAGGTCTTCGAGCTGCTGCGGATGGGCGCGAACCCGCGGCGCTTGAAGATCGTGCCGTGCGGCGTCGACCTCGAGCACTTCACCCCGGACGGGCCGTTCGAAGAACGGCGCGGCGAGCGGATGCGGATCGTCACGCTCTCGCGGCTCGTTCCGCGCAAAGGGATCGCCGACGTGATCGAAGCGCTCACCGACGTTCCGGACGCGGAGCTCGTCATCGCGGGCGGCGGCGAAGGCCCTGATTTGCTCGACGACCCGGAGGCGCAGCGCCTCTCGAAGCTCGCGCACGAGCTGGGCGTCGCCGACCGCGTCTACTTGCGCGGGCGCGTCTCGCACGCGGAGGTTCCGGCGCTGCTGCGTTCGGCCGACGTCGTCGCGTGCACGCCGTGGTACGAGCCGTTCGGCATCGTTCCGCTGGAGGCGATGGCGTGCGGCGTCCCGGTCGTCGTCTCCTCGGTCGGCGGGCTGGTCGACACCGTCGTCGACGGCATGACGGGGATCCACGTTCCGCCCAAAGCGCCGCGCGCGCTCGCGCACGCGTTGCGCTCGCTGGCGGCGACGCCCGAGCGCCGCAAGCGCCTCGGCCGCTTGGGCGTGGAGCGCGTGCGCGCGCGCTACTCCTGGTCGCGCATCTGCGCGGACACGCTCGACGTGTACCGCGGTGTGATCGGCACGCCGGCCGAAGAGCTCGCGCTGGGAAGCTGATGCGTGAACGCATCGTCGTGCTGCGCGCGCTCAAGCTGGGCGACTTCCTCACCGGCGTCCCCGCGTACCGCGCGCTGCGCCGCGCGTTCCCGCGCGCCGAGATCGTGCTCGCGGCGCCGCGCGCGCTGGCGCCGCTCGCCGAGCTGATCGGCGGCGCGCTCGACCGCGTCGTCGACGCGCAAGCGCTCGCACCGCTCGCACCCGAATTGCACGCTGCGGATCTCGGCGTGAACATGCACGGCCGCGGGCCGCAGTCGCACCGCGTGCTGCTCGGCGCGCGCGCGCAGCGGCTGATCACCTTTCGCAACGAAGAGATCCCGGAGAGCGCGAGCGGTGCGGAGTACGACGCAGACGAGCACGAGGTGCGGCGCTGGTGCCGGATGCTCGAGCACGCCGGCATCGCGGCCGATCCGCGCGAGCTCGACCTTGCCGTTCCGCCGGTGCTGGTGCCGCGGCGCATCCGCGGCGCGACGCTGATCCATCCCGGCGCGGCGAGCGAGGCGCGCCGCTGGCCGGTCGAGCGCTGGATCGAGGTGGCGCGTGCCGAGCAGCGGCTCGGGCGCACCGTCATCGTCACCGGCGCGGCGAACGAGGTCGAGCGCGCGCGCACGGTCGCGGACGCGGCCGGCGTTGCGCCGACGCACGTGTACGCCGGCCGCACGAACCTGCGCGAGCTCGCCGCGCTGGTCGCCGCGGCAGGGCGCGTCGTCTGCGGCGACACGGGCGTCGCGCACCTCGCAAGCGCCTACCGCACGCCGTCGGTCGTGCTGTTCGGCCCGATTCCGCCGGCTGCGTGGGGGCCGCCGCCGCGCCCGTTCCACCGCGTGCTGTGGAACGGCACGACCGGGGACCCGCACGCCGACCGCGTCGACCCCGGCCTGCTCGCGATCAAACCCGAACGCGTGATCGCGGCACTCGACGCGCTCCGCGCTTAGGCGACCTCTTCGAGCGCATCTTCGGTCGCGTCGACGACGACGACGATCG harbors:
- a CDS encoding glycosyltransferase, translated to MLLTKPRTAEHEPKKILLWHVHGSYTTALVQGMHTYYIPVLPDRGPDGRGRARTWDWPANAVEVTPQQLRALELDLVVLQRPHELELAAAWLGRVPGRDLRTIYLEHNAPQGRIAEMRHPFADRDDVTVVHVTHFNDLFWDCGTTRTRVVEHGVVDSGYRYTGELPRAAVAINEPRRRGRVTGTDLLERFGAALPLDLFGIGAGELGGCDDPPQQVLHQEMARRRVYLHPMRWTSLGLALIEAMQLGMPVVALATTEAAEAVPMGCGTISTDVERLCDALRRYAADPSLARADGERARAHALARYGLPRFLDSWNALFAEVVA
- a CDS encoding glycosyltransferase family 9 protein, with amino-acid sequence MRERIVVLRALKLGDFLTGVPAYRALRRAFPRAEIVLAAPRALAPLAELIGGALDRVVDAQALAPLAPELHAADLGVNMHGRGPQSHRVLLGARAQRLITFRNEEIPESASGAEYDADEHEVRRWCRMLEHAGIAADPRELDLAVPPVLVPRRIRGATLIHPGAASEARRWPVERWIEVARAEQRLGRTVIVTGAANEVERARTVADAAGVAPTHVYAGRTNLRELAALVAAAGRVVCGDTGVAHLASAYRTPSVVLFGPIPPAAWGPPPRPFHRVLWNGTTGDPHADRVDPGLLAIKPERVIAALDALRA
- a CDS encoding glycosyltransferase codes for the protein MKISLVSEHASPLAVLGGVDAGGQNVHVAALAAGLAALGNTVTVYTRRDDPKLPRRTAMARGVIVEHIDAGPARPIPKDAIYPHVKAFAKALARAWGDDRPDAVHAHFWMSGLAALGAAKPLGIPVVQTFHALGVEKRRHQGSADTSPATRLAEEERIVRDAERIVATSSAEVFELLRMGANPRRLKIVPCGVDLEHFTPDGPFEERRGERMRIVTLSRLVPRKGIADVIEALTDVPDAELVIAGGGEGPDLLDDPEAQRLSKLAHELGVADRVYLRGRVSHAEVPALLRSADVVACTPWYEPFGIVPLEAMACGVPVVVSSVGGLVDTVVDGMTGIHVPPKAPRALAHALRSLAATPERRKRLGRLGVERVRARYSWSRICADTLDVYRGVIGTPAEELALGS
- a CDS encoding glycosyltransferase family 9 protein; the protein is MGPALRALAARATRLTLVCGPSGEAAARALPGIDEVIVFEAAWIEAEPQPLRRAHAEAFVDRVAALRIDDALIFTSFHQSPLPAALLLRMAGVPRIGAISEDYPGALLDVRHRGVPDDLHEVQRALSLARAAGYELPPQDEGRLAMRIAARNPLAQHAPYVVVHPGATVPARAWSPGANRALVAALAARGERVVVTGSAAERELCAHVADGDATNLAGATDFVELARVIADASAIVVGNTGAAHVAAAVGTPVVSLFPPTIPAVRFHPWMVPHVLLGDQQIACRGCRARVCPFEGQPCLGGVRVDDVLAALAALRAAREVPA